Proteins encoded by one window of Methanothermobacter sp. K4:
- the polB1 gene encoding DNA polymerase PolB subunit 1 has translation MERYSMVLLDIDYLTVDDIPVIRLFGKDKSGNEPIIAYDSSFRPYIYAIPTDTDRCMNDLAELELEKLEVTERRDLGKPVEVIRIEFRHPQEVPKFRERIRNLESVADIREHDIPFYRRYLIDRSIVPMSGIEFNGVEVESAPSVTSDDVRIIEITDGIETSDSGFPQLDILSFDIEVRNPHGMPDPENDEIVMVGIAGNMGVESVISTRGEHLDFVERVDDEGAILERFADIVREKKPDILVGYNSDNFDFPYLSRRAEILGVELDLGWDGSRIKTMRRGFANATAIRGTVHVDLYPVMRRYMNLDRYTLERVYQELFGEEKIDLPGDKLWEYWDREELRDELFRYSLDDVIATYRIAEKILPLNMELTRIVGQPLFDISRMATGQQAEWFLVRKAHQYGELVPNKPSHSEFSKRRGRRAVGGYVKEPERGLHENIVQFDFRSLYPSIIISKNISPDTLTDEGDCDCHVAPEYGYRFRKDPPGFVPSVIGEILSERVRIKGEMKRSDDPMERKILNVQQEALKRLANTMYGVYGYSRFRWYSMECAEAITAWGRDYIKRTIKIAEDFGFHTVYADTDGFYATYTGRRS, from the coding sequence ATGGAAAGATACAGCATGGTGCTCCTTGACATCGACTACCTAACGGTCGATGATATACCGGTCATCAGACTCTTTGGTAAGGACAAGTCAGGAAATGAGCCAATCATCGCATATGACAGTTCATTCAGGCCATACATCTACGCAATCCCCACCGATACGGATAGGTGCATGAATGACCTTGCTGAACTGGAACTGGAAAAACTTGAGGTCACAGAGCGAAGGGACCTTGGAAAACCAGTGGAGGTTATAAGGATAGAATTCAGGCACCCCCAGGAGGTGCCGAAGTTTAGGGAGAGGATAAGGAACCTTGAATCCGTTGCGGATATAAGGGAACATGACATCCCCTTCTACAGGAGGTACCTAATTGACAGGTCAATCGTGCCAATGTCAGGGATAGAATTCAATGGTGTGGAGGTGGAGTCGGCACCATCTGTCACATCAGATGATGTGAGGATCATTGAGATAACCGATGGGATAGAAACATCCGATTCTGGCTTTCCTCAGCTGGACATCCTCAGCTTTGACATTGAGGTGAGAAACCCCCATGGGATGCCTGACCCTGAAAATGATGAGATAGTGATGGTTGGCATTGCAGGCAACATGGGTGTTGAATCGGTAATATCAACGAGGGGCGAGCACCTGGACTTCGTTGAAAGGGTTGATGATGAGGGGGCAATCCTCGAGAGATTCGCTGATATCGTCAGGGAGAAAAAACCCGACATCCTGGTGGGCTACAACTCCGACAACTTCGACTTCCCCTACCTATCAAGGAGGGCTGAGATCCTTGGAGTGGAACTTGACCTTGGATGGGATGGCTCCAGGATAAAGACCATGAGGAGGGGATTTGCAAACGCAACAGCCATAAGGGGGACGGTGCATGTGGACCTCTACCCTGTGATGAGGAGGTACATGAACCTTGACCGCTACACACTTGAGAGGGTCTACCAGGAACTCTTCGGGGAGGAGAAGATAGATCTCCCGGGTGATAAACTCTGGGAGTACTGGGACCGGGAGGAGCTGAGGGATGAACTTTTCAGGTACTCCCTTGATGATGTCATTGCAACCTACCGGATCGCAGAGAAGATCCTCCCCCTCAACATGGAGCTCACCCGTATAGTTGGACAGCCCCTATTTGACATATCCCGCATGGCAACCGGACAGCAGGCCGAATGGTTCCTTGTACGCAAGGCACACCAGTACGGTGAACTTGTACCAAACAAGCCATCACACTCAGAGTTCTCAAAGAGAAGGGGCCGCAGGGCCGTTGGGGGATATGTTAAGGAACCTGAGAGGGGACTCCATGAGAACATAGTCCAGTTTGACTTCCGCAGCCTCTACCCCAGCATAATAATCTCAAAGAATATATCCCCAGACACACTCACCGATGAGGGGGATTGTGACTGCCACGTTGCACCAGAATACGGTTACAGGTTCCGTAAGGACCCACCGGGTTTTGTACCGTCGGTTATAGGCGAGATACTCTCTGAGAGGGTCAGAATCAAGGGGGAGATGAAGCGCTCAGATGACCCCATGGAGCGAAAGATACTCAATGTACAGCAGGAGGCCCTCAAGAGGCTTGCAAACACCATGTACGGGGTTTACGGTTACTCAAGGTTCAGGTGGTATTCAATGGAGTGTGCAGAGGCCATAACCGCGTGGGGAAGGGACTATATAAAGAGGACAATAAAAATAGCTGAAGATTTCGGTTTCCACACGGTTTACGCCGACACAGATGGTTTCTACGCCACATACACAGGTAGGAGATCTTAG
- the comE gene encoding sulfopyruvate decarboxylase subunit beta produces the protein MLTRIEAIERIVEVLDDEIVVCNLGFPSRELYSIKDSSRHFYMLGSMGMASSIGLGLALSQNRRVVVLDGDGSILMNLGGLVTAAAQSPRNLVIVLLDNRCYGSTGSQCTYADLVDLGDVAGSMGFNVIRFHKELDFKRALEEDGPVFAHVPVTPGNADVPVIDLSPEEIIERFMDEVRS, from the coding sequence ATGCTCACAAGAATTGAGGCCATAGAAAGGATTGTGGAGGTCCTTGATGATGAAATCGTGGTATGCAACCTTGGTTTCCCATCAAGGGAGCTCTACAGTATCAAGGATTCGTCAAGGCATTTCTACATGCTTGGATCCATGGGTATGGCATCCTCCATTGGACTTGGTCTTGCCCTCTCCCAGAATAGAAGGGTTGTTGTACTTGATGGTGATGGATCCATCCTCATGAACCTGGGGGGACTGGTAACGGCCGCTGCCCAGTCACCAAGAAATCTAGTCATAGTCCTCCTGGACAACAGATGCTACGGGAGCACAGGTTCCCAGTGCACCTACGCAGATCTGGTAGACCTTGGGGATGTTGCCGGGTCAATGGGATTCAATGTTATCAGATTCCACAAGGAACTTGACTTTAAAAGGGCCCTCGAGGAGGACGGACCCGTGTTTGCCCATGTACCTGTAACTCCCGGAAATGCGGATGTCCCTGTCATAGATTTAAGTCCTGAGGAGATAATAGAGAGGTTCATGGATGAGGTGAGGTCCTAA
- the comD gene encoding sulfopyruvate decarboxylase subunit alpha yields the protein MKLDSSRAVYEGMKEAGIDFAVSVPCVNLRFVLEMVDSDPGIRHVPVTREEEGFGVAAGAYMAGKTTAMLMQNSGLGNSVNVLASLYSLYHIPITMIVSHRGTRGEFMEAQVPMGRATADILDILKIPYSTPETPSEARESIVELTELSLEKRHPVAVLLEVAYW from the coding sequence ATGAAGTTGGATAGCAGCAGGGCTGTCTACGAGGGTATGAAGGAGGCGGGGATAGACTTTGCGGTCAGCGTCCCCTGTGTGAACCTCAGGTTCGTCCTTGAAATGGTGGACTCTGACCCGGGAATCAGACACGTGCCTGTTACACGTGAGGAGGAGGGCTTCGGTGTTGCAGCCGGCGCCTACATGGCCGGAAAGACCACAGCCATGCTGATGCAGAACTCTGGTCTCGGTAACTCCGTAAATGTCCTCGCATCACTCTACAGCCTCTACCATATACCCATAACCATGATTGTAAGTCACAGGGGCACCCGGGGCGAGTTCATGGAGGCCCAGGTCCCCATGGGAAGGGCCACAGCGGATATACTTGATATCCTCAAAATACCCTACAGTACCCCTGAAACACCCTCAGAGGCAAGGGAATCCATAGTGGAACTCACAGAACTTTCACTTGAAAAGAGGCACCCTGTGGCTGTCCTCCTTGAGGTTGCCTACTGGTGA